The window taCTTCAACACTCAGCTCTTGCACCAATTCAAACAGTCTGGTCTCCTCCATTTATTTATTGGTGCTCTTTGCTTCCtcaaaaaataatgtatatatttatctgtttgtATGTTATATCTTGccctccagtagaatgtaagctccttgagagcaaaaacTGTCTTTCATTTTTGCACAAAGTACGTAGATGGTAAATACATGTTAGGATATAttggatatgatttttaaaaattgaatgagatggggaaaataaaatataatttgaatgaTTCAAACAAGGGATGACAAGAGAGAAATAATGATGGAACAATACATGGAACAAGTATAAAGAAAACAAGCTCAATTTGAAATAACATTTCTGCTGCAATAGTGGaagaaaaaggtagaaagagGAGAGTAAAACATGTTCAGAGCAACCACTGTGAGGAATCAAGAGAAAGTGAATTATGAAGGAGCAGGGAAGGTTTAGCTCAATCTATGGAATATCACATTTCCTGAGCCTTGGATAatattatatcctttgatcccaGAATTATAACACATGCACACTGTGAATATGACATTCTATCTGGAATGATTATCACTCTGAACTCTGGATGATCATTATCAAAAGGAGTAACTAGcaggatcatagattcaaagAACTTCACTTAAAAAGGAACTGAGTACTTAAATGTTCTAGCCTGTGCCTAGAAGGAATTCCCTATACAACATACTCAAAATGGTATCATTTAGTCTTTCCTGGAAGAGCCTCAGGGAAGTGGTCTCTTGACCTCCTTAGACAGCCCATTGCACCTTTGAATTGTCCTTGTAGTCAAACACGTATTCCTTATATTTCAGAGCTAACTTGTTTCTTGGGGACTTCTAAGCTTTGTCAATTTCCCCTTCTGGCCACTACTGGATTTTCTATAAGTCTTCTTTCCTATAAGTCTCTCAGGTTCAATCTCATTAGCTATACCTTTTCATCTGAATATTTAACTCACCCAAGAGATCCTGCCCAGAACAAGACTGTTTCTGATTAGGGGCAATTCCAGGGTTTGGTCCAGTAGGCTCTGAAGTAAGAAACACATTCTCAGACAAAGTTCTGATCCTCAGTGGTACCAGGACTGGATTAGCCAATATACACATACCCCTCTCCACCTCAATATCAGGAACCACCTTCCCAACCTAGCTCTAATGTTCTGATCCTAGCTGCCCCCTTCAATCCAAGATCTAGTCCCCAGACTAGGAATCCTACCTCCAACGTTAGGATACTCCTTTCCATCCTGGGATTCCCATTCCAGTTCCAGGACCCTTTTCCCTAACTTAAAATTTTGCTCAGCATCTTGTATTAACCCATCCCCAGACACAGCATTTATCCCTATCCCTGTTCTTCAATGAACACACGATGCCCCTTCTTAGACTAAAATATCCCTCTTCTCAGCCTTCTTCCCCTCAAGAGCTAATCATACCTGGCTTGTGGGATACATGTATCTCTTTCCCAAGATGCTCCACTGTGCATGTTACTGTATCATTCTCACCAATCCTGCCAATCTGTACAGCACTATAGATGCCATTGGCCATGGGAGCCATAACATAGGTCTGGGCTGAGATCAAAGCCCCAGGGGAAGCCAAGGACACATGGATTTCCTTGGGGTAGAAGTTCCTGATCAGGCAAGCCACAACATCCTGGCTCCTCACCAAGAACACATTAGGTGTCAGTGGGGTTCGAGTTCCTGCAAGAAAATGATGGTTTCCTGTCCCCTCCCTAAACCTAGCCCAAGATGAGGGGAAAGCACTCATGTGAACAACATATAACTGTGAAAGACAAACTTTACTCTAAatttcctgcccccccccccataacCTCAGCCTGGtattaagaaaacaaattcatgTGACCAAgtagctgttaaaaaaaaaaaaagaaagaaagaaaaagaagcaaacaaaaaaacctcagcCCCATTTCCTGCCATTTCCTGCCCAGCTTCAGCCTGTTTCCCATGTCCCCAACTCACATGCCTATGCTGTTCCCAAACCAggctcctttcttcttcccaactCTCCAAACTCCTGATTGTCATTGGAGTTGACAAGTCTCAGAATTTCATTGTTTCATATCTTATGTCACTGGGTCTTTTTATTATGTGACTCTGTAGCCCTTTAATGACCTATTATAATTCATCCCAAAGGATTACAGCTCAGAGCAGAAATGTTAGCTGTGTATGGTCACAGAGTATATTGTGGTGGAGAGAGAAGACTGGGAGATGGGAAACACTGTTTCTGTTCTGAGCCCAACATTGACTATGTGCCCTGAAATCTTAAGATTTCCATAGGACAGTGATACTAGCGGTACTCACCAGGCTCCACAGTCACATCTGTCCCAAGACCAAAGAATAACTTGTCTCTGTCATCTCCAGTGCCCACCCTCCTTACACAATGGTATTGGCCAGAATCTCTTAGGCCCAAGTCCTTAATCTGTAGGAAAATTCTGCTCCCACTGTCCTCTCTAGAGGTGATGATTCGGTCTTCAGTGGCATCTGTAGAAATACTGTCGAAATTGGTCAGTCCTAGTGGGATATGACCAGGTGCCCAAAGGTACCAGCCAAGTTTGCTTGTCTTGAATTGGAAATCAGAGGTTTCACATTTGAGGTTCAGGCTGTTTCCAGCTGTGTGAGAGCCTCCCCCTGATTCTTTCGGCACTGGTTGTTCCATTGAATAAAGCAGAGATGAGAATAGAGTAAGCAGAGATAATACATTCATACTTCCTCCTGGGAGATAGAACTTTGACTCCCTTAAATCCCCTCACACCCCAACCCTGATCTATTTCTTCACTTCTAGCTCAGATCTAAGTAACGAAGGTAAGGGGGATGAAGAACCCAGAGCAGCAGGAAAGGTTGTTGGTAAGATGTAGGGGATCACAGGGAACAAGGGTGGTCCTGAATTTACAGGAATTGTCTCTTGGGCCAGAcacttcccagattatcagagacTCTGAAGGTTAGAAGATTCTCAAAGCTAAGAATATAGGGGttgcaaagaaagaacactgggaaatgaatgtaaactgtttgcatttttgtttttcttcccaggttattttttgccttctgaatccaattcttcctatgcaacaagagaactgtttggtattcaacatgtacaggactgcttgccatctgggggagggggtgaagggaggaaggggaaaagtcggaacagaaatgagtgcaagggataatattgtaaaaaaaaaattacccaggcatgggttctgtcaataaaaagttataaaaaaaaagaatgtagggGTTTGTGGGTGTGAAGAGGCTGACAGGATTGAGGATTCTTGGAAAAGAGGGTCTATAAGAAAACGAGGTTAGTTTCAGAAGCTCACTAGCTTCTAGTCACTAAAATGACTAGAACCATTAACTCAACCCAAAACTCCCTCACCCTTATTTCAACATGGCCTTCTTGGAATCCCATGGAGTGAGGTCACCACTCCTACACacattccctgaaaaaaaaatgggcaCTTACATGATAGCACAGTGACTTCTGTTCCAGAACCAAAATTTGTCCATCTAGTTACTCACGGTGACATAGGAAGGAACCTAAACTTCCTGGTTCTTAGGAAGGgtggagttattttgcccaactatatgccaacaaatttgataatctaaatgaaatggaggaatatctacaaaaatatatattgcccaggttaacagaagaggaaataaattatttaaatagtccctttttagaaaaagaaatagaacaagctattcatcaactcccccaaaaaaagtctccagggccagatggatttacatgcaaattctaccaaacattcaaaaaacaattaattccaatatgaTATAAACTgcttgaaaaaataaggaaggaaggggtcctaccaaattccttttatgacacagatatggtgctgatagctaaaccaggtaaaatgaaaacagagaaagaaaatattgatgcaaaaatcttaaataaaatcttagcaatgagataataaaaagtTGTTCCCAGAATAattcactatgaccaagtaggatttataccaggaacacagggctggttcaatattaggaaaattatcagcataatcaaGTATATCAagaaccaaactaacaaaaatcatatgattatctcaatagatacagaaaaagcatttgataaaatccaacacccattcctattaaaacaaaagagagtataggaataaaccGACTTTTCTTTatgatcagtagcatctgtttaaaaccatcagtaagcattatatgtaatggggataaactgtaaccattcccaataagatcaggggtgaaaaaggttgtccattatcaccattactatttaatactgtattagaaatgttagctttggcaataagagaagaaaaagagactaaaggatatagagtaggtcatgaggaaaccatattatcactctttgcagatgagatggtgatatacttagaaaaccctagagaatcaactaaaaaaactactagaaacaattcacaactttagcaaagtttcaggatacaaaataaatccatataaattatcagcatttttatacatcagtaGCAAAATCCAACaggcaagagatacaaagagaaattccatttaaaataactgtcaatagcataaaatatatgGGAATCTATCTATTAAGGGAAAgtaaggaattatatgagcaaaactacaaaacattttctatacaaataaagtcatatctaaacaattggaaaaatgttgagtgctcatgggtaggctgagcaaatataataaagatgacaatactatctaaactaatctatttatttagtgctataccaatcaaactcccaagaaactattttattgacctagaaaaaataacaaaagtcatctgaaaaaacaaaagatcaaggatttttaagagaattaattgggaaaaaaaagaaatgaaggtggcctagctgtaccagatctaaagctATTTGGAACTggttaagaaatcatcaaaaccatttggaactggctaagaaatagactagttgataagcagaaaaggttaggttcacaagacaaaatactCAAAGACTAAAGAAATCTGATGTTTGACAAAGCCAAGgattccagcttttgggataagaatttactatttgacaaaaactgctgggaaaactggaaactagtatggcagaaactaggcattgatccacacttaacaccatataccaagataaggtcaaaatgagttcatgatctagacataaaaaatgatgttttaaaccaaattagaaggacataggatagtttacctttcagttctgtggaggagggaagaatttgtgaccaaagaagaactaaagatcaatATTGAtcacaaatttaaaagttttgattatattaaattaaaaaggttttgtacaaacaaaattaatgcagacaagattagaagggaaacaataaactgggaaaacatttttatagttaatggTTCTgaaaaagtcctcatttccaaaatatatagagaatttatgcaaattcataagaaatcaagccattctccaattgataaatggtcaaaggatatgaacagacaattttcagatgaagaaattgaaacaatttctagtcatatgaaaaggtgctccaaatgactattgatcagagaaatacaaattaaaacaactctgagataccactgcatacctgtcagactggctaagatgacataaaaagataattatgaatgttggaggggatgtgagaaaactggtacactgatatattgttggtggaactgtgaaggaaatcaaaaatgcaggtgggcaaaaatatagggattgggaattctatgtaatggttcatagtcatctcccagagttctttcgctggatgtagctggttcaattcattactgctctattggagctgctgtggttcatctcattgttaaagatggctatgtccatcagaattgttcatcatatagtattgttgttgaagtattgcttccttctaatcttgtctgcattagttttatttgtataaaaatttttcaatttgatataatcaaaattttctattttatgatcagtaatgatctctagttcttctttggtcataaatactttcctcttccacaggtctgataGGTAACCTATCCTATGctccttcaatttatttataatctcattctttatgcctaggtcatgaacccattttgaccttatcttggtgtatggtgttacaggaggatgatttttaaaaagcctggagagacttacatgaactgatgcaaagtcaGTAGATCATTGGGCACAGCAacatatgataatcaattctgatgaatgtgactctttccaacaatgagatgattcgggtcagttccaatgatcttgtgatgacgagagccatctacacccagagagaggaatgtgggaactgaatgtagatcacaacataaaattctcactctttttgatgatGTTCacttgagttttgttttcttactcattttctttcctttttgatctgatttttcttgtccagcaagaaaactgtataaatatgtttatccatattagatttaacatgtattttaacatatataatatatatatattggattgcttgccagctaggggaagggataaggggaaggagagaaaatctgaaatacaaggctgtgcaagggtcaatgttgaaaaattacccatggaaacaataaactgggaaaacatttttatagtcaaaggttctgataaaggcctcatttccaaaatatatagagaattgacgctaatttataagaaatcaaaccattctccaattgataaatggtcaaaggatatgaacagaaaattctcagatgaagaaattgaaactatttctagccatatgaaaatatgctccaaatcattattaatcagggaaatgcaaattaagacaactctgacataccactacatacctgtcagattggctagaatgacagggaaagataatgcagaatgttggaggggatgtgggaaaacagggacactcatacattgttggtggaattatgaacacatccaagccattctggagagcaatttggaactatgctcaaaaagttatcaaactgtggataccctttgatccaacagcgtttctactgggctatatcccaaagaaatcttaaagaaggaaaagggacctgtatgtgcacgaatgtttgtggcaggtctctttgtagtggccagaaactggatactgagtggatgcccatcaattggagaatggttgagtaaactgtggtatatgaatgttatggaatattattgttctgtaagaaatgaccaacaggatgaatccagagaggattggtgagacttacatgaactgatgctaaatgaaatgagcagaaccaggagatcactatatatctcaacaacgatactgtatgaggaagTATTCTGATGgcagtggatttcttcaacaaagagatctaactcagtttcaattgatcaaggatgaacagaagcagctacacccaaagaaagaacactgggaaatgaatgtaaactacttgcatttttgtttttctttccgggttatttataccttctgaatccaattctccctgtgcaacaacagaactgttcaattctgcacacatatattatatctaggatatattgtaacctatttaacatgtataggactgcttgccatatgg of the Sarcophilus harrisii chromosome 1, mSarHar1.11, whole genome shotgun sequence genome contains:
- the LOC100925503 gene encoding immunoglobulin alpha-2 heavy chain isoform X2, encoding MNVLSLLTLFSSLLYSMEQPVPKESGGGSHTAGNSLNLKCETSDFQFKTSKLGWYLWAPGHIPLGLTNFDSISTDATEDRIITSREDSGSRIFLQIKDLGLRDSGQYHCVRRVGTGDDRDKLFFGLGTDVTVEPGTRTPLTPNVFLVRSQDVVACLIRNFYPKEIHVSLASPGALISAQTYVMAPMANGIYSAVQIGRIGENDTVTCTVEHLGKEIHVSHKPEGNEQRNKLLLSVLGLRLLFMRIMIINIFFTAMALIF
- the LOC100925503 gene encoding Ig heavy chain Mem5 isoform X1 is translated as MNVLSLLTLFSSLLYSMEQPVPKESGGGSHTAGNSLNLKCETSDFQFKTSKLGWYLWAPGHIPLGLTNFDSISTDATEDRIITSREDSGSRIFLQIKDLGLRDSGQYHCVRRVGTGDDRDKLFFGLGTDVTVEPGTRTPLTPNVFLVRSQDVVACLIRNFYPKEIHVSLASPGALISAQTYVMAPMANGIYSAVQIGRIGENDTVTCTVEHLGKEIHVSHKPEPTGPNPGIAPNQKQSCSGQDLLEGNEQRNKLLLSVLGLRLLFMRIMIINIFFTAMALIF
- the LOC100925503 gene encoding T cell receptor delta constant isoform X3, with protein sequence MDKFWFWNRSHCAIIISTDATEDRIITSREDSGSRIFLQIKDLGLRDSGQYHCVRRVGTGDDRDKLFFGLGTDVTVEPGTRTPLTPNVFLVRSQDVVACLIRNFYPKEIHVSLASPGALISAQTYVMAPMANGIYSAVQIGRIGENDTVTCTVEHLGKEIHVSHKPEPTGPNPGIAPNQKQSCSGQDLLEGNEQRNKLLLSVLGLRLLFMRIMIINIFFTAMALIF